In Halorhabdus tiamatea SARL4B, a genomic segment contains:
- a CDS encoding winged helix-turn-helix transcriptional regulator, producing MADSTPQASMCDVEGTCYCPLTDLMETLSRKYAMQLVSVVGAHESLRFGEIETHLPTASTSTISKRLAEFEQAGLVTRTQYDEIPPRVEYALTDEGEELREQLEPLLAWVQARSDTS from the coding sequence ATGGCAGATTCGACCCCGCAGGCGTCTATGTGTGACGTCGAAGGAACGTGCTACTGTCCGTTGACAGACTTGATGGAGACGTTGAGCCGGAAATACGCGATGCAGCTGGTCAGCGTCGTCGGTGCCCACGAGTCGCTACGCTTCGGCGAGATCGAGACCCACTTGCCGACGGCGAGCACTTCGACCATCTCGAAGCGACTCGCAGAGTTCGAGCAGGCGGGGCTCGTCACACGCACCCAGTACGACGAGATCCCGCCGCGGGTCGAATACGCGCTCACCGACGAGGGGGAAGAACTTCGTGAGCAACTCGAACCACTGCTAGCCTGGGTACAAGCCCGATCGGATACTTCTTGA
- a CDS encoding Sec-independent protein translocase subunit TatA/TatB: protein MTAFIGGFPGGIELIVVLGLAVLLFGANKIPELARSVGQSMGEFRRGREEIEDELDGDTDGEGR from the coding sequence ATGACGGCGTTTATCGGTGGGTTCCCGGGGGGTATCGAATTGATCGTTGTTCTCGGGCTGGCAGTGCTCCTCTTCGGTGCGAACAAAATCCCGGAGCTCGCGCGGAGTGTCGGTCAGTCTATGGGTGAATTCCGACGTGGTCGTGAGGAGATCGAGGACGAATTGGACGGGGATACGGACGGTGAGGGCCGATGA
- a CDS encoding tyrosine-type recombinase/integrase: MTRRQDDLEPIDPQDALDLYIQTIEGDKSQATIYSHSSRLGHFVRWCNGTTDDADEAETEDDESEPRVTNLNNITGRDLHRYRLWRRDDGDLNTVSEKTQMDTLRVFIRFCESISAVREDLSTKVVSPTLDKGENARDVMLDADVAHGILDWMERYRYASVQHVTLALAWRCHLRRGGLRALDVDDYNADEKYLDVQHRPETDTPLKNKDAGERFVALRDDTAQLLDDYLNSPDRHDTTDDHGRNSLLTTRYGRPHVMTIASWIWGVTRPCVSTNECPEGRDIDECDAAAQRQKASGCPVSVSPHAVRRGAITHWLSEDVPPSEVGRRANVDPETIDKHYDERGKQARMEQRRRFLDRFAGE; encoded by the coding sequence ATGACCCGACGACAAGACGACTTGGAACCAATCGACCCTCAAGACGCGCTCGACCTGTATATCCAAACAATCGAAGGCGACAAATCCCAAGCCACGATCTACTCCCACTCCTCACGATTAGGGCACTTCGTCCGCTGGTGCAACGGAACCACCGACGACGCCGACGAAGCAGAAACCGAAGACGACGAAAGCGAACCACGCGTTACCAACCTGAACAACATAACCGGGCGCGACCTACACCGGTACCGACTCTGGCGGCGCGACGACGGTGACCTGAACACGGTTTCGGAGAAAACACAGATGGACACGCTACGCGTGTTCATACGGTTCTGTGAGAGCATTTCAGCAGTCCGCGAGGACTTATCAACGAAAGTCGTGTCACCCACGCTCGATAAGGGGGAGAACGCCCGTGACGTGATGCTGGACGCCGACGTCGCACACGGCATTCTCGACTGGATGGAACGGTACCGGTACGCTTCTGTGCAGCACGTCACGCTCGCGCTCGCATGGCGCTGCCACCTCCGACGCGGTGGGCTGCGGGCGCTTGACGTGGACGACTACAACGCCGATGAGAAGTACTTAGACGTCCAGCACCGGCCCGAGACGGATACTCCGTTGAAGAACAAGGACGCCGGAGAGCGGTTCGTGGCGCTGCGAGACGATACCGCGCAGTTGCTGGATGATTACCTCAACAGTCCGGATCGGCATGACACGACTGACGACCACGGCCGCAACTCTCTGTTAACAACGAGGTACGGGAGACCGCACGTCATGACGATCGCATCCTGGATATGGGGCGTCACCCGACCGTGCGTGTCTACCAACGAATGCCCGGAAGGCCGGGATATCGATGAGTGTGACGCCGCTGCGCAGAGGCAGAAAGCGTCCGGGTGCCCGGTGTCAGTCAGTCCGCACGCGGTCCGCAGGGGTGCGATTACGCACTGGTTGTCCGAGGACGTACCGCCGTCTGAGGTTGGACGGCGGGCGAACGTGGACCCGGAGACGATCGACAAGCATTACGATGAGCGCGGGAAGCAAGCTCGGATGGAGCAACGCCGTCGGTTCCTCGACCGGTTCGCTGGGGAGTGA
- a CDS encoding sugar phosphate isomerase/epimerase family protein, which produces MTRLGAAMDVRFEESVEEFIELITSLGLNHIELKREYLEGHPDAPSAAAVGELAEQYDISVTYHAPFRDWNIGSFNDAVREASVDHVRDTLDDALAADAEGVVLHGGSVPHRYPAWVREEAAANARRSLVECAEYADDIGVPLCLENQPRNDSKQRYTTTPTALAEMLAAVPVSAETLRVTLDIGHAKANGEHWQEFVDQFGDRIHICHLHDNDGTEDTHEPLTEYTHLVDAIPADTFIFEMKDTSDIAQCVRPGATN; this is translated from the coding sequence ATGACCCGACTTGGGGCCGCAATGGACGTTCGATTCGAGGAGTCGGTCGAAGAGTTCATCGAACTCATCACCTCATTAGGCCTGAACCACATCGAACTCAAACGCGAGTATCTCGAAGGACACCCCGACGCACCGTCGGCTGCCGCAGTCGGCGAGTTGGCCGAACAGTACGACATCTCTGTGACATACCACGCGCCGTTCAGGGACTGGAATATCGGTAGTTTCAACGATGCTGTCCGGGAAGCAAGCGTCGATCACGTCCGAGACACGCTCGACGATGCACTCGCCGCAGACGCCGAGGGCGTTGTCCTCCATGGCGGCTCGGTTCCGCATCGCTACCCAGCGTGGGTCCGTGAAGAGGCGGCTGCCAACGCACGTCGCTCACTGGTCGAATGCGCCGAATACGCTGATGACATCGGAGTCCCACTCTGCCTGGAGAATCAGCCTCGAAACGATTCGAAGCAACGCTATACGACCACGCCAACGGCTCTCGCCGAGATGCTTGCAGCGGTCCCCGTCTCGGCTGAAACGCTTCGGGTCACTCTCGACATCGGGCACGCGAAAGCGAACGGTGAACACTGGCAAGAGTTCGTAGACCAGTTTGGCGACCGAATACACATTTGTCACCTGCACGATAACGATGGGACCGAGGACACTCACGAACCCTTGACCGAGTATACGCATCTCGTAGACGCTATCCCGGCTGACACATTTATATTCGAAATGAAAGACACGAGTGATATCGCTCAGTGTGTCCGTCCTGGAGCGACCAATTAA
- a CDS encoding nucleotide-binding protein encodes MTGDTIFVSGTGFGTGVGKSFVTSLLCRLLDDEGYEVAPFKTLNLTPVTYTKNGAEFGYAQALQAVAARTDPDPRMNPFTPKPNEDGTIDLVFGDETVEENVDIVAGFRGEDATLADPDHHEAVLDTADTALSELRAENDIVVIEGSGPAQLVGFGPISEWFDLANMQTAAMADAATFLVTDNLDAVPGTLSDLEPEHRDLVEGVVLDIPELAQDLVNIGIDQDLLLAAGGAQIREQHGDEMPIVATLPKYPQLADLPDLDPLTLGPKISFEQWEVTIDSIATEAAPYVDLAEIVQKAE; translated from the coding sequence ATGACTGGTGATACGATCTTTGTCAGCGGTACCGGATTTGGAACAGGCGTTGGAAAGAGCTTCGTCACGAGTCTACTCTGTCGGCTCCTTGACGACGAAGGATACGAGGTCGCTCCATTCAAGACCCTCAATCTCACCCCGGTCACCTACACGAAGAATGGAGCCGAGTTCGGGTATGCACAAGCGTTACAAGCGGTTGCGGCTCGGACCGATCCAGACCCGCGGATGAACCCATTCACGCCGAAACCGAACGAGGACGGGACGATCGATTTAGTGTTTGGTGACGAAACTGTCGAAGAGAACGTCGATATCGTTGCTGGGTTCCGGGGTGAAGACGCAACTCTCGCCGACCCGGATCACCATGAAGCCGTGCTGGACACCGCGGATACGGCCCTTTCAGAACTTCGGGCCGAGAACGATATCGTCGTCATCGAAGGGTCCGGTCCAGCACAACTGGTCGGCTTCGGCCCGATCAGCGAGTGGTTCGATCTTGCTAACATGCAGACAGCCGCCATGGCTGACGCGGCAACCTTCCTGGTGACAGACAATCTCGATGCCGTTCCAGGGACGCTCTCGGATCTGGAGCCCGAACATCGAGACCTGGTCGAGGGTGTTGTCCTCGATATCCCCGAACTCGCGCAGGATCTCGTCAATATCGGCATTGATCAGGACCTCCTCCTTGCAGCCGGTGGGGCCCAAATTCGTGAACAGCACGGAGACGAGATGCCCATCGTCGCCACCTTGCCGAAGTATCCACAGCTCGCAGACCTTCCTGACCTCGACCCCCTTACGCTCGGCCCCAAGATCTCCTTCGAACAATGGGAGGTGACAATAGACAGTATCGCAACGGAGGCGGCACCGTATGTTGACCTTGCTGAGATCGTACAGAAAGCCGAGTAA
- a CDS encoding oleate hydratase, whose product MSVRKRPRKLRASEREAHFAGGGIAGLAGAAFLIRDGNVPGENVHVYEKLDVMGGAMDGAGDPEEGYVIRGGRMFNFPAYECTWDLFRTIPSLEEPNISVKEEMNEFNRIHESDAETRLMSGSHRIDAAKNQLDTRHRLQLSRLAVIPEERLGDTRIEEWFSDDFFETNFWYVWATIFAFQPWHSVAEMRRYMYRFFHEFPRLHTMEGIDRTKYNQYDSMILPLRRWLDDKGVDFQYNTEVTDMDVVTSREGRTVERIHMETDDGHETVGVDPTDMVFVTNGSMTDGSDLGAMDEAPETNETGASWELWRNLAEDNPQFGNPEVFAGNVQETKWESFTVTLHNTDLFDHIVEFTQEEPGNGLTTYVDSNWLLSTVVAAQPHFANQPDDVTVFWGYALFPDRKGNYVEKKMSECTGREILEELCYHLDCEDRLPEMLEDVNCIPCMMPFITAHFQPRTPGDRPQVVPDGSNNLAFLGQYAEMERDVVFTVEYSVRSAMNAVYELLDLDKDDIPPVRKHYHDPSVLLDGVKAAYR is encoded by the coding sequence ATGAGCGTCCGGAAGCGTCCCCGGAAGCTACGGGCCAGTGAGCGTGAGGCACATTTTGCGGGCGGTGGCATTGCGGGACTGGCTGGGGCCGCCTTCCTGATCCGGGACGGGAACGTCCCCGGCGAGAACGTTCACGTCTACGAGAAACTCGACGTGATGGGGGGCGCAATGGACGGCGCGGGCGATCCCGAGGAGGGGTACGTTATCCGGGGCGGACGCATGTTCAACTTCCCCGCCTACGAGTGCACCTGGGACCTCTTCCGGACGATTCCCTCCCTGGAGGAGCCGAACATCTCCGTCAAGGAGGAGATGAACGAGTTCAACCGGATCCACGAGTCCGACGCCGAGACCCGGCTGATGTCGGGAAGCCACCGAATCGACGCCGCGAAGAACCAACTGGATACCCGCCACCGACTCCAGCTATCCCGTCTGGCGGTCATCCCGGAGGAACGCCTGGGCGACACCCGGATCGAAGAGTGGTTCAGCGACGACTTCTTCGAGACGAACTTCTGGTACGTCTGGGCGACCATCTTCGCGTTCCAGCCCTGGCACAGCGTCGCTGAAATGCGCCGCTACATGTACCGGTTCTTTCACGAATTCCCTCGCTTGCACACCATGGAAGGCATCGACCGGACGAAGTACAACCAGTACGACTCGATGATCCTCCCGCTCCGGCGGTGGCTCGACGACAAGGGCGTCGACTTCCAGTACAACACCGAGGTGACCGACATGGACGTCGTCACGTCGCGTGAGGGTCGGACAGTCGAGCGCATCCACATGGAGACCGACGACGGTCACGAAACCGTCGGCGTCGATCCGACGGACATGGTGTTCGTCACGAACGGCTCGATGACCGACGGATCCGACCTCGGTGCGATGGACGAAGCGCCCGAAACGAACGAGACGGGGGCCTCCTGGGAGCTCTGGCGAAATCTCGCCGAGGACAACCCGCAGTTCGGGAATCCCGAGGTCTTCGCTGGCAACGTCCAGGAGACCAAGTGGGAGTCCTTTACCGTCACGCTGCACAACACCGACCTCTTCGACCACATCGTCGAGTTCACCCAGGAAGAACCCGGCAACGGCTTGACGACCTACGTCGACTCGAACTGGCTCCTGTCCACGGTCGTCGCCGCCCAGCCACACTTCGCGAACCAACCCGACGACGTGACGGTCTTCTGGGGCTACGCGCTCTTTCCCGATCGAAAGGGCAACTACGTCGAGAAGAAGATGTCCGAGTGCACTGGTCGGGAGATTCTCGAAGAATTGTGCTATCACCTCGACTGCGAGGACCGACTCCCGGAGATGCTGGAGGATGTCAACTGCATCCCTTGTATGATGCCGTTCATTACGGCACATTTCCAGCCCCGGACTCCCGGCGACCGGCCGCAAGTGGTCCCGGACGGGTCGAACAACCTCGCCTTCCTCGGGCAATACGCTGAGATGGAGCGTGACGTTGTGTTCACCGTCGAGTACTCAGTCCGTTCGGCGATGAATGCCGTCTACGAGTTGCTCGATCTGGACAAAGACGACATCCCGCCGGTCAGGAAACACTATCACGATCCCAGTGTCCTACTGGACGGAGTCAAAGCTGCATATCGATAA
- the merA gene encoding mercury(II) reductase gives MTTDNAYDLVILGGGAAAFAAITEASRRGLSTAMVNTGLPIGGTCVNVGCVPSKHLLAVAEHAAAPRENPFDAVQYGHEPTVDWVTALDQSDALVERFRRTNYVDVAEHFEIDIYEGYGEFVDGTTIAVVNGADEGAQITGENALVATGSSPWTPPIDGLDGIEYYTSETILEERNLPESIVIIGGGYIALEWGQILHRVGVEVTILQRSDRLLSGMEEQLGREMERAFETEGIDVLTGNEFRRVRGSVADEGDTMESAVTVETVADGAERTVTGKALFVATGVQPNSEDIGLEPVGIETNDDGTVRVNEHFQTTNPDVYAAGDVIGDPELETVAAKEGNHAVKNAFGNADISIDYDAVPAVVFTSPEVATVGTTEREYMDEHGTCSCRTIQMADVPKAKAVQDTRGLVQVVKHHETDAIVGVHMVGPRAADMIPEATLAVKFGLTVDDIIDTIHPFPTFSEAFKQACQAFRRDVSTMSCCVE, from the coding sequence ATGACGACGGACAACGCGTACGATCTCGTGATTCTGGGCGGCGGGGCAGCCGCATTCGCGGCCATCACCGAAGCGAGCCGGCGTGGACTCTCGACGGCGATGGTGAACACGGGCCTACCGATCGGTGGGACCTGCGTGAACGTCGGCTGCGTCCCCAGCAAACACCTGTTGGCAGTCGCCGAACACGCCGCCGCGCCGCGAGAGAACCCCTTCGATGCCGTCCAGTACGGACACGAACCGACCGTGGACTGGGTGACCGCTCTGGACCAATCCGACGCCCTCGTCGAGCGGTTCCGGCGGACGAACTACGTGGACGTCGCCGAGCATTTCGAGATCGACATCTACGAAGGCTACGGTGAGTTCGTCGATGGCACAACCATCGCGGTCGTCAACGGTGCTGACGAGGGTGCACAGATCACCGGCGAGAACGCACTCGTCGCCACCGGGAGTTCGCCGTGGACGCCACCGATCGACGGCCTCGATGGGATCGAATATTACACCAGCGAGACCATCCTCGAAGAACGTAATCTCCCCGAGAGCATCGTGATTATCGGGGGCGGCTACATCGCACTCGAATGGGGACAGATCCTCCACCGCGTCGGCGTCGAAGTAACCATCCTCCAGCGTTCGGACCGACTCCTTTCGGGAATGGAAGAGCAACTCGGCCGCGAAATGGAACGCGCTTTCGAAACAGAGGGGATCGACGTGCTCACCGGCAATGAATTTCGGCGCGTTCGCGGGTCAGTGGCCGACGAAGGAGACACGATGGAATCGGCCGTGACTGTCGAGACAGTCGCCGACGGTGCCGAACGCACGGTCACCGGGAAGGCGCTGTTCGTCGCGACCGGCGTCCAGCCAAACAGCGAGGACATCGGCCTGGAACCCGTGGGTATCGAAACGAACGACGACGGAACGGTCCGTGTCAACGAGCACTTCCAGACGACGAACCCTGACGTCTACGCCGCCGGCGACGTGATCGGCGACCCCGAACTCGAAACGGTCGCTGCCAAGGAGGGCAACCACGCCGTCAAGAACGCCTTCGGGAATGCAGATATCAGCATCGACTACGACGCAGTGCCGGCAGTCGTCTTCACCAGCCCGGAGGTTGCCACGGTCGGGACGACCGAACGCGAGTACATGGACGAACACGGCACCTGTTCGTGTCGAACGATTCAGATGGCAGACGTGCCCAAGGCCAAAGCGGTCCAGGACACGCGCGGGCTCGTCCAAGTGGTCAAACACCACGAAACAGACGCAATCGTCGGCGTCCACATGGTCGGACCCCGCGCCGCCGACATGATTCCAGAGGCGACACTGGCGGTCAAATTCGGACTGACCGTCGATGACATCATCGACACGATCCACCCGTTCCCGACGTTCTCCGAGGCGTTCAAACAAGCCTGCCAGGCGTTCCGTCGGGACGTCTCGACGATGAGTTGCTGTGTCGAATGA
- a CDS encoding helix-turn-helix domain-containing protein: MSLVCDFTLGGDALPLTDVAATVSGTVHVERVIADRPHNPHIIVTGEGISPKHLETAMANGTRVRDVVRLESSFEATRFRITIDQPVPAVYERLVSLRTYPEGATITETGWRTRVQFATRDDLLSFRNTCQEMSVKFHLHRLFQSDSDDIDEYGLTAQQHNALAVAYDEGYFEIPREATLEDLADELDTTTSALSELLRRGQRRLVGRTVAALEGT, translated from the coding sequence ATGAGTCTCGTGTGTGATTTTACGCTCGGCGGGGACGCTCTCCCGTTAACCGATGTGGCAGCCACAGTTTCGGGGACCGTCCATGTCGAACGTGTGATTGCAGATCGACCACACAATCCACATATCATCGTCACGGGGGAAGGCATTTCACCGAAACATCTTGAGACGGCAATGGCAAACGGAACACGAGTCCGTGACGTTGTCCGCTTGGAATCGTCGTTCGAAGCGACGCGTTTCCGCATCACGATTGACCAACCTGTCCCTGCTGTATACGAACGGTTAGTTTCATTACGGACCTACCCCGAAGGAGCGACGATAACTGAAACAGGATGGCGGACGCGCGTCCAATTCGCCACGCGAGACGATCTGCTGTCTTTTCGGAACACCTGCCAGGAAATGAGCGTCAAGTTTCACCTGCACCGACTATTCCAGTCGGATTCTGATGATATCGACGAGTACGGATTGACAGCACAACAGCACAACGCCCTAGCAGTAGCCTACGACGAGGGGTACTTCGAGATTCCTCGGGAGGCCACGCTTGAGGATCTTGCTGACGAACTCGACACCACGACCTCCGCACTGTCGGAATTATTGCGTCGTGGCCAGCGTCGTCTAGTGGGCCGAACAGTCGCTGCGCTGGAAGGGACCTAA
- a CDS encoding alpha-D-ribose 1-methylphosphonate 5-triphosphate diphosphatase: MSSQYDEQVSTATTVIENARIVTPTDVIEGAVRIEGDRLAGIGDVDRQADQRIDAEGCLVLPGLIDLHGDDIETELYPRSGARMDTGLALAGSDRANVAAGITTKFHAISFEVDHEADRSPEIASEITAAVRDSDDLIADHRIHARCEVTQEESVDAVTAVINDETVSLVSVMSHVPGKGQFEDEEAFRQYYQGTRDHSVEEIESIIQRRQRPNIETIRDRVTDIVSTATHHNIPVASHDDENTGEVEHLADVGVDISEYPITLETAQRAHDIGMTVTMGAPNLVRGESQWGNLRTADTIEAGAVDALVADYYPMSLLAAPFVDTGESLPTRVARVTKNPAEAVGLTDRGRIVEDARADLVVVDEEPTPTVVRAFVAGDPVYHAEGTQ, from the coding sequence ATGAGTAGCCAGTACGACGAGCAAGTCTCGACCGCGACGACGGTCATCGAAAACGCCCGCATCGTTACGCCCACTGATGTCATCGAAGGGGCTGTCCGAATCGAGGGTGACCGCCTCGCCGGCATCGGGGACGTCGACCGTCAGGCGGACCAGCGTATCGACGCCGAAGGGTGTTTGGTACTCCCCGGACTGATCGACCTCCACGGTGACGACATCGAGACCGAACTGTATCCGCGGTCAGGGGCACGTATGGACACGGGGCTCGCCCTGGCTGGAAGTGATCGCGCGAATGTCGCCGCCGGAATCACGACGAAGTTCCACGCGATTTCGTTCGAGGTCGATCACGAGGCCGATCGGTCACCCGAAATAGCGTCAGAAATCACGGCTGCCGTCCGAGACTCCGACGACCTCATCGCCGATCACCGAATCCACGCCCGGTGTGAAGTAACGCAGGAGGAGTCAGTCGACGCGGTGACCGCTGTCATCAACGACGAAACGGTGAGCCTCGTCTCGGTGATGAGCCACGTGCCAGGAAAAGGACAGTTCGAGGACGAGGAGGCGTTTCGTCAGTACTACCAGGGCACACGCGATCACTCGGTCGAGGAGATAGAAAGCATAATTCAGCGGCGACAGCGACCGAATATCGAGACGATACGCGACCGAGTGACCGATATCGTCTCGACGGCCACCCATCACAATATTCCCGTAGCCTCACACGACGACGAAAATACCGGTGAGGTCGAACACCTCGCCGATGTCGGTGTCGACATAAGTGAGTACCCGATCACGCTCGAGACCGCACAGCGAGCCCACGACATCGGCATGACTGTCACAATGGGGGCACCGAATCTCGTCCGTGGCGAGAGCCAGTGGGGGAACCTTCGAACAGCTGATACGATAGAGGCCGGCGCTGTCGACGCATTGGTCGCAGATTACTACCCGATGTCGCTCTTGGCGGCGCCGTTTGTGGACACAGGCGAATCGCTCCCGACACGAGTCGCCCGCGTCACGAAGAACCCGGCCGAAGCCGTTGGACTGACCGATAGAGGGCGGATTGTCGAAGATGCCCGGGCTGATCTCGTGGTGGTCGACGAGGAACCGACGCCGACAGTGGTCCGTGCGTTCGTCGCCGGGGACCCAGTCTATCACGCGGAGGGTACGCAATGA